Proteins from a single region of Syngnathus scovelli strain Florida chromosome 7, RoL_Ssco_1.2, whole genome shotgun sequence:
- the c2cd3 gene encoding C2 domain-containing protein 3 isoform X2, translating into MKSRKLGSVKAAGLTKPKALGDVPASTSLPPLVEGELRGFLRVTVSRLRWSVARPPPVTRVRLRWWGESSDGTLFIPRRDDASPSHRSVKTTARFPVRCGTKQLTSYLADMGSLVLEVLSKHDCLPVAHARVPDISRLSQSQPITGFYALVSPSSKKLGQLEVSLHLEPVAGACRKRGSGADVSSDVPHVATLDKAPPPATDKSYVSSGGNTFRGKDGPQTHRDETVENFKLQANGHKEDGRPRNDILSVILERGSKLRDAMLVSALKSDVDAAPVLKDLQLPLQRDNARAPSMPSQAVLEKIPHAQADDEVGDRRLGSSSDVDLRAVDLLLGRSKTPPPWQGEGSFPDTLSIHSSASGDSELGDPQYDHSLLENLFYKTPMSDSRADEAAADGQRQTESPSATDTDKQLRPSASTTGDDVAAELQGASTLSQERLTFLSFMRLVKVTVCSVSVPACCASPPTEKPPSKSPSLLRRKKCTYFVEYSFPKTSSSGRHGRSVVPGVEVTRAASSNVTEGVVSFNQLSVFPVRFSKTTVEVWWSTELLFRIYVRKKDQKKAVVMGEASHPLRCLLQSQRLSQSLALPVRTVDGAVRQLCLLKVLLELSTGNSDSEMCEKREDSSTRSTQSPPRESSQRLEFCSEEPAARPSEDSAPNVPPVRRSAVTLPPARCADEAPEVLLHTLLMVPDGKNFTGGPAQAVNVYLNCKMFWCDEVARSVVSWGRANPSFNFVQVTPVALTAHLLERMRNNVMVIEVWQKTGGSGHEGLLGLVKLPLHQFYMSFRDPKIAQLLLQAQYPVLGVDCYMPVVDVFSGGCRGSLRVTLAMGLCEQVLALQRARDEEGETPGRPPLGPLRLLEHQPAGLPAKAAGYFRAGDSSAASLAARAPAMTEHVFTIRVEKVTGLTPLQSTVWGEADCYVQYAFPCQEGAHADAATLHEYNTDLRPFRTATTLCVPDPVLGHTETHALLAPEGVPVQKLLLSSLSSQGLSGGGGVHFEVWCRYYYPNVREQLVAKGILPLSKLCAMVTMQGQHPAEARMFSIPLLPTADDLAAHQPLPSGLLDVRVRYNYRPARADAPAAAARGAASCPVTLVLQVHRACGLQAAARAVAQHDERYDYFASVGVNSYVSVRLSFLPDDEPTCTRVAARTFCPEFEHLAEVGCHALVRKSGGETCSLAEQLAEAWAVFAVWNKDSRRGATCRPPDVMLGTVKIQLVDLLRKTTGISGWFGISAARESPQSQHASVGGLEISIGFAHHSERERLIRVARDLGWDPTRAQVDCDELGAWELSARKLSLTLSVPRAWLPLRCLLLPGHDSLQRSTYCYLRYKFYEDEAFCSHMKHPCAGEATEGDRATVTFQGSRTLQLMSSQPLLWYLREERLEVQVWVAFQKDKGQRPRDTDRLLGSAFVDLSSLAKAHGHKLTLSGVYPLFRRSAADLQGAALRVHISLTADGHLPTAEDPPADSDSQEETLVEEPAVPLSPPPPTVPPTVPPPTAPPPPLPPQPTQSQTAQDDASSRAAQVMSDDLSFPVTLAVHGAKNLSLNGESGEGTLRCYVSYVVADSAEPVSTAVAAQSDRPVWDHQHDCRLSKQLLLDPQQSLVFKVWHKGGAEAERAIGFASVDLTPLLCGLRSLCGWYNVTDFGGHCRGQLKVSVQPLEWVQDLRGQRKAGAAADAEPSSGLAPRSYRTSATYSSFPSHISRYPEQHISSPKRVDAVFPQSSAPSDSERHHEHMQNVRLHHRSLQEQAGLHWGSGDELTPSSSLLFSTIRKIMSEQDNIQRYFSSKIAPPAFLTASEPDERESEEGAAPHFLVTSPHNGQSQEAICSILHSRSAKEKHADASSSPHAASSRQPSFPTSQPEEKESEEAESTDGDGECRSRCSSEEEEEDYEEVVVEPRHLNELPISTQKSALQNSVPSHPDQSRTKSGGGQEAVAHDRPPDSMDESSEDASISPSEDDAVGAGGSARPKQVSLPNFFLPSQQLEASLREVRLAPSFSNSSGDTERVPTPPQIPRRGPRHCPDMSPTSRKRQTERFARICAARLDDDDD; encoded by the exons ATGAAAAGCCGAAAACTGGGCTCGGTCAAAGCCGCCGGGCTCACGAAGCCCAAAG CCCTGGGCGATGTGCCGGCCTCCACCAGCCTGCCCCCCCTCGTGGAAGGAGAGCTGCGCGGCTTCCTGCGCGTGACCGTGAGCCGTCTGCGCTGGAGCGTGGCCAGGCCCCCGCCGGTGACGCGGGTGCGTCTGCGCTGGTGGGGGGAGTCGTCGGACGGCACGCTCTTCATCCCCCGGCGGGATGACGCATCTCCCTCGCACAGGAGCGTCAAAACCACGGCGCGCTTCCCCGTGCGCTGCGGCACCAAGCAGCTCACCTCCTACCTGGCAG ATATGGGCAGCTTGGTGCTGGAAGTATTGAGCAAGCACGATTGTCTTCCCGTCGCACACGCTCGAGTGCCGGACATCTCTCGCCTCTCCCAGTCGCAGCCCATCACCGGATTTTACGCCCTGGTGTCACCCTCCTCCAAGAAGCTCGGCCAGTTGGAG GTTTCGCTCCATTTGGAGCCTGTGGCCGGAGCGTGCCGCAAGCGTGGATCCGGCGCCGATGTAAGCAGCGACGTTCCTCACGTGGCCACCCTTGACAAGGCTCCGCCTCCCGCCACCGACAAATCATACGTGAGCAGCGGTGGAAACACGTTCAG AGGGAAAGATGGCCCGCAGACGCATCGAGATGAGACCGTGGAGAACTTCAAGTTGCAAGCAAACGGTCACAAAGAGGACGGTCGGCCGAGAAATGACATCCTGTCAG TCATTTTGGAGCGTGGCAGCAAACTTCGGGACGCTATGCTTGTGTCAGCGTTGAAAAGCGACGTGGACGCTGCCCCGGTTCTCAAAGACCTCCAACTGCCTCTGCAGAGGGACAACGCCAGAGCGCCTTCCAT GCCCTCCCAAGCGGTCCTTGAAAAGATCCCGCACGCCCAGGCCGACGACGAGGTGGGAGACCGCCGCCTCGGTTCTTCGTCTGACGTGGACCTCAGAGCTGTGGATCTCCTCCTCGGCAG GTCGAAGACTCCGCCTCCGTGGCAGGGCGAGGGCTCCTTCCCCGACACTCTGTCCATTCACAGCAGCGCGAGCGGAGACAGCGAGCTTGGCGACCCGCAGTATGATCACAGCTTGCTGGAAAATCTCTTCTACAAAACCCCC ATGTCAGATTCGAGAGCAGACGAGGCAGCGGCCGACGGCCAAAGGCAGACCGAGAGTCCGTCGGCGACAGACACAGACAAACAGTTGAGGCCGTCTGCGTCCACGACGGGCGACGA CGTCGCCGCGGAGCTTCAAGGTGCCTCGACTCTGAGCCAGGAGCGGCTGACCTTTCTGAGTTTCATGCGACTGGTCAAAGTGACCGTCTGCTCCGTGAGCGTGCCGGCGTGCTGCGCCAGCCCCCCGACCGAGAAGCCCCCGAGCAAATCTCCTTCGCTGTTACGTCGAAAGAAGTG cacctatTTTGTGGAGTATAGCTTCCCCAAGACTTCCTCCTCCGGTCGACACGGCCGAAGCGTGGTGCCAGGGGTGGAGGTGACCAGGGCCGCTTCCAGTAACGTCACGGAAGGAG TGGTGAGCTTCAATCAGCTCTCTGTGTTTCCCGTCCGCTTCAGCAAAACCACGGTGGAAGTCTGGTGGTCAACCGAGCTCCTTTTTCGAATTTACGTCCGAAAAAAGGACCAAAAGAAA GCCGTCGTCATGGGAGAGGCCTCTCATCCGCTGCGATGTCTGCTGCAGAGCCAACGGCTCAGCCAGTCGCTGGCGCTGCCGGTGCGCACCGTGGACGGCGCTGTGCGTCAACTCTGTCTTCTCAAG GTGCTGCTGGAACTTTCTACCGGCAACAGTGACTCTGAAATGTGTGAAAAAAGAGAGGATTCGTCCACTCGCTCCACACAGAGTCCACCTCGAGAGTCCTCGCAACGCCTCGAGTTTTGCTCGGAGGAGCCGGCCGCTCGCCCTTCGGAAGACTCGGCCCCGAACGTTCCGCCCGTTCGACGCTCGGCGGTAACCCTTCCCCCCGCGCGCTGCGCGGACGAAGCGCCCGAGGTCCTGCTGCACACGCTGCTGATGGTGCCGGACGGCAAGAACTTCACCGGTGGGCCGGCGCAGGCCGTCAACGTGTATTTGAACTGCAAGATGTTCTGGTGCGACGAGGTGGCCAGGTCTGTGGTCAGCTGGGGACGCGCCAACCCTTCTTTTAACTTTGTCCAG GTAACTCCCGTGGCTTTGACGGCGCACTTACTGGAGCGGATGAGGAACAACGTGATGGTGATCGAAGTTTGGCAGAAGACGGGCGGCTCCGGCCACGAGGGACTCCTCGGTCTCGTGAAGCTGCCTCTACACCAGTTCTACATGTCCTTCAG GGATCCAAAGATCGCCCAGCTCCTTCTGCAGGCGCAGTACCCCGTTTTAGGGGTGGACTGCTACATGCCGGTGGTGGACGTGTTCTCGGGTGGCTGCCGAGGCAGCCTCCGGGTCACGCTGGCCATGGGCCTCTGCGAGCAGGTGCTCGCCCTGCAGCGCGCCAGAGACGAAGAGGGCGAGACGCCGGGCCGCCCGCCCCTCGGACCCCTTCGCCTGCTCGAGCACCAGCCCGCCGGCCTGCCCGCCAAG GCGGCAGGCTACTTCCGGGCGGGGGACTCGAGCGCTGCCTCTCTCGCGGCGCGGGCACCAGCGATGACCGAGCACGTGTTCACGATCAGAGTGGAAAAGGTGACGGGCCTGACTCCCCTGCAGTCGACGGTGTGGGGGGAGGCCGACTGTTACGTCCAGTACGCCTTCCCCTGCCAGGAAGGCGCCCATGCGGACGCCGCCACGCTCCACGAGTACA ACACCGACCTGAGGCCTTTTCGCACGGCCACCACCTTGTGCGTGCCCGACCCAGTGTTGGGCCACACGGAGACGCACGCCCTCTTGGCTCCTGAAGGCGTTCCCGTTCAGAAGCTCCTGCTCAGCTCTCTTTCCAGCCAGGGTCTGAGCGGCGGCGGGGGGGTCCATTTTGAAGTGTGGTGCAG ATACTATTATCCCAATGTGCGAGAGCAGCTGGTGGCCAAAGGAATTTTGCCCTTGTCCAAGCTGTGCGCCATGGTCACCATGCAGGGACAGCATCCCGCCGAGGCCCGGATGTTCTCCATACCCCTGCTCCCCACAGCGGACGACTTGGCGGCACATCAGCCTCTACCCTCTG GCCTCCTGGACGTGCGCGTTCGCTACAACTACCGGCCGGCGAGAGCGGacgcgcccgccgccgccgccagagGAGCCGCCTCCTGTCCTGtgaccctcgtgcttcaagtgcACAGAGCGTGCGGTTTGCAGGCAGCGGCCAG AGCCGTAGCCCAGCACGACGAAAGGTACGACTACTTTGCCAGCGTGGGCGTCAACTCCTACGTGAGCGTCCGCTTGTCCTTCTTGCCCGACGACGAGCCCACGTGCACCCGCGTGGCCGCCAGGACCTTCTGCCCCGAGTTTGAGCACCTCGCCGAGGTGGGCTGCCACGCGCTGGTCCGCAAGAGCGGCGGTGAAACCTGCAGCCTGGCCGAGCAGCTGGCCGAAGCTTGGGCCGTCTTCGCCGTCTGGAATAAAGACAGCCGCCGAG GTGCGACTTGCCGGCCTCCGGATGTGATGTTGGGCACAGTGAAAATCCAGCTGGTGGACCTCCTGCGGAAAACGACAG GTATTTCCGGCTGGTTCGGCATCTCCGCTGCCCGGGAATCTCCTCAAAGTCAGCACGCGTCGGTCGGCGGCTTGGAGATCTCCATCGGCTTCGCCCACCACTCGGAGCGGGAGCGGCTCATTCGCGTGGCTCGGGATTTGGGCTGGGATCCGACCCGGGCTCAGGTGGACTGTGATGAGCTGGGCGCCTGGGAGCTGAGCGCCAGGAAGTTATCCCTGACCTTGTCCGTACCCAGAGCCTGGTTACCGCTCCGCTGCCTGCTCCTGCCGGGGCACGACTCCCTGCAGCGCTCCACCTACTGTTACCTCCGTTACAAGTTCTACGAGGACGAGGCCTTCTGCTCGCACATGAAGCACCCGTGCGCCGGCGAGGCGACCGAGGGCGACCGGGCCACCGTGACCTTCCAGGGGAGTCGCACGCTGCAGCTGATGAGCTCGCAGCCGCTCTTGTGGTACCTTCGAGAGGAGAGGCTGGAGGTCCAGGTGTGGGTGGCTTTCCAGAAGGACAAAGGCCAGAGGCCCCGGGACACGGACCGCCTGCTGGGCTCCGCCTTTGTCGATCTGTCCTCGCTCGCCAAGGCTCACGGGCACAAGTTGACTCTCAGTG GCGTGTATCCGCTGTTCAGGCGCTCGGCGGCAGACCTGCAGGGCGCCGCTCTGCGGGTGCACATCAGCCTGACCGCCGACGGTCACCTTCCGACGGCGGAAGACCCCCCGGCGGACTCCGACAGCCAGGAAGAAACGTTAGTCGAGGAGCCGGCAGTGCCgctgtcgccgccgccgccgacggTGCCGCCGACGGTGCCGCCGCCAACGGCGCCGCCGCCTCCCCTGCCGCCTCAACCGACGCAAAGCCAAACCGCCCAAGATGATGCCTCGTCGCGCGCCGCCCAAGTGATGAGTGACGACTTGTCGTTCCCGGTCACGCTTGCCGTGCACGGGGCCAAGAACCTCAGTCTAAATG GCGAGAGCGGCGAAGGGACGCTACGCTGCTACGTCTCGTACGTCGTCGCCGACTCGGCGGAACCCGTATCCACGGCTGTGGCGGCCCAAAGCGACCGGCCCGTGTGGGACCACCAACACGACTGCCG GCTGTCCAAGCAGCTCCTCCTCGACCCTCAACAGAGCTTGGTGTTCAAAGTCTGGCACAAAGGCGGCGCCGAAGCGGAGCGGGCCATCGGTTTCGCCTCCGTCGACCTGACCCCGTTGCTGTGCGGCCTGCGCTCGCTGTGCGGCTGGTACAACGTCACCGACTTTGGCGGCCATTGCCGCGGTCAGCTCAAAGTGAGCGTCCAGCCGCTGGAGTGGGTGCAGGACCTCCGAGGGCAGAGAAAAGCCGGCGCCGCCGCGGACGCCGAG CCTTCGTCGGGGTTGGCGCCTCGCAGCTACCGGACCAGCGCCACCTACAGCAGCTTCCCTTCCCACATCAGTCGGTACCCCGAGCAGCACATCTCCTCACCCAAGCGCGTGGACGCCGTCTTTCCCCAAAG CTCGGCGCCCAGTGACAGCGAGCGCCACCACGAGCACATGCAAAATGTGCGTCTTCATCATCGGAGCCTTCAAGAGCAAGCCGGCCTTCACTGGGGCAGCGGCGATGAGCTCACCCCCTCCAGCTCTCTGCTCTTCTCCACAATCAG GAAGATTATGAGCGAGCAAGACAACATCCAGAGATATTTCAGCAGCAAGATTGCGCCGCCCGCCTTCCTGACGGCCTCGGAGCCAGACGAGCGGGAGTCCGAGGAGGGCGCCGCGCCGCACTTTCTCGTCACGTCCCCGCACAATG GTCAAAGCCAAGAAGCCATTTGCTCCATCCTCCATAGTAGGTCAGCCAAAGAGAAGCACGCAGACGCGAGCTCCAGCCCGCACGCCGCTTCCTCCCGCCAGCCGTCGTTTCCGACATCTCAGCCTGAGGAAAAAGAGAGCGAGGAAGCGGAAAGCACCGACGGCGATGGGGAATGTCGATCACGGTGCAgcagcgaggaggaggaggaggattacGAGGAAGTGGTGGTGGAGCCCAGGCATTTGAATGAGCTGCCCATTTCCACCCAGAAGAGCGCTTTGCAGAATAGCGTCCCGTCACACCCGGACCAGAGTCGGACCAAATCCGGCGGGGGACAAGAAGCCGTCGCTCACGACCGCCCCCCCGACAGCATGGACGAGTCATCGGAGGACGCCTCGATCTCTCCGAGCGAGGACGACGCGGTGGGCGCCGGAGGTTCCGCACGGCCCAAACAAGT CTCGCTTCCCAACTTTTTCCTGCCCTCTCAGCAGCTGGAGGCCTCGCTGAGAGAGGTACGCTTGGCGCCCTCCTTCTCCAATTCATCCGGCGACACG GAGCGCGTTCCGACTCCGCCTCAAATTCCTCGCAGGGGTCCTCGGCACTGTCCCGACATGTCGCCCACTTCCAGGAAGAGGCAGACGGAAAGGTTTGCCCGAATATGCGCCGCTCGCttggacgacgacgacgactag